One Micromonospora eburnea genomic region harbors:
- a CDS encoding cation diffusion facilitator family transporter → MGAGHDHSGGITNAAHRHRGRLWAAFGLLSALMVVEAVTAFATGSLALLSDAGHMFTDVLGIGMALAAITATRRANTDPQRTFGLYRLEVLAALANAVLLGAVAAYVLVEAVRRFGEPPEVLAGPMLAVAVLGLLANLVAFALLRAGAQESINLRGAYLEVLGDLLGSLGVIAAALVITFTDWWWADPLVAVAIGLFILPRTWRLGRAAVRILVQVAPEHLQVTAVHDRLAAVPGVAEVHDLHVWTLTSGMDVASAHLTTAPDAEVSEVLAAARAALHEDFRIDHATLQIEPGASAGTCGPAEW, encoded by the coding sequence GTGGGCGCAGGTCATGACCACAGCGGCGGGATCACCAACGCCGCGCACCGCCACCGGGGTCGACTCTGGGCCGCGTTCGGGCTGCTCAGCGCCCTGATGGTGGTCGAGGCGGTGACCGCGTTCGCCACCGGCTCGCTGGCCCTGCTCTCGGATGCCGGGCACATGTTCACCGACGTGCTCGGCATCGGCATGGCGCTCGCCGCGATCACCGCCACCCGACGCGCCAACACCGATCCGCAGCGCACCTTCGGGCTCTACCGGCTGGAGGTGCTGGCCGCGCTCGCCAACGCGGTCCTGCTCGGCGCGGTCGCCGCCTACGTGCTCGTCGAGGCCGTACGCCGGTTCGGCGAACCGCCGGAGGTGCTCGCCGGGCCGATGCTGGCCGTGGCGGTGCTCGGCCTGCTCGCCAACCTCGTCGCGTTCGCGCTGCTGCGGGCCGGCGCGCAGGAGAGCATCAACCTGCGCGGGGCGTACCTGGAGGTGCTCGGCGACCTGCTGGGCTCGCTCGGCGTGATCGCCGCCGCGCTGGTCATCACGTTCACCGACTGGTGGTGGGCCGACCCGCTGGTCGCCGTCGCGATCGGCCTGTTCATCCTGCCGCGGACCTGGCGGCTCGGCCGGGCGGCGGTCCGCATCCTGGTGCAGGTCGCGCCGGAACACCTCCAGGTGACCGCGGTGCACGACCGGCTGGCCGCGGTGCCCGGCGTCGCCGAGGTGCACGACCTGCACGTCTGGACGCTCACCTCCGGCATGGACGTGGCGTCGGCGCACCTGACCACGGCCCCCGACGCCGAGGTGAGCGAGGTGCTCGCCGCGGCCCGGGCCGCGCTGCACGAGGACTTCCGGATCGATCACGCCACGTTGCAGATCGAACCCGGAGCGTCGGCCGGAACGTGTGGACCGGCGGAGTGGTAA
- a CDS encoding coiled-coil domain-containing protein — translation MPSARRTAARLAALLVAALALGVATAPVSPASAAPTGLLAAAPGDDEGGTAALRAQLDAASKGWLDARAALNRSVKRQQQLTAQLKTINAELGVRDAKVGEIAAVAYRAGRLGTAGALLNSGSPQSFMDRAATLQQVAAQEDRALRDLIDTRDQATRTQAALTGEIQEQRRQVTVMAKRKEQAERALEVANKRAATTTASGGSVQGTSRANATPAPRNADGSWPAESCSVNDPTPANGCITPRTLHALQQAKAAGFTRYVSCYRPSGSGEHPKGRACDFAAQKDGFGGVATGGDKTYGNNLAAYFIRNADPLAVLYVIWYKQIWLPSSGWKAYSGGNGDPSSDHTNHVHLSVY, via the coding sequence ATGCCATCTGCACGACGGACGGCCGCCCGGTTGGCGGCCCTGCTCGTCGCGGCGCTCGCCCTCGGCGTCGCGACCGCGCCGGTCTCCCCCGCCTCGGCCGCCCCGACCGGGCTGCTCGCCGCCGCGCCCGGCGACGACGAGGGCGGCACCGCGGCGCTACGCGCCCAGCTCGACGCGGCGAGCAAGGGCTGGCTGGACGCGCGGGCGGCGTTGAACCGCTCGGTGAAGCGGCAGCAGCAGCTCACCGCCCAACTCAAGACGATCAACGCGGAGCTGGGCGTACGCGACGCCAAGGTCGGCGAGATCGCCGCGGTCGCGTACCGGGCCGGGCGACTCGGCACCGCCGGGGCGCTGCTCAACAGCGGCAGCCCGCAGAGCTTCATGGACCGCGCCGCCACCCTGCAACAGGTCGCCGCGCAGGAGGACCGCGCGCTGCGCGACCTGATCGACACCCGGGACCAGGCCACCCGTACCCAGGCGGCGTTGACCGGCGAGATCCAGGAGCAGCGCCGGCAGGTCACGGTGATGGCCAAGCGCAAGGAACAGGCGGAACGCGCGCTCGAGGTGGCCAACAAACGGGCCGCCACCACCACCGCCAGTGGCGGCAGCGTGCAGGGCACGTCCCGCGCCAACGCCACCCCGGCCCCGCGCAACGCCGACGGTTCCTGGCCGGCGGAGTCGTGCAGCGTCAACGACCCGACCCCGGCCAACGGCTGCATCACCCCGCGTACCCTGCACGCGCTCCAGCAGGCCAAGGCCGCCGGGTTCACCCGGTACGTCTCCTGCTACCGGCCCAGCGGCTCCGGCGAACACCCCAAGGGCCGCGCCTGCGACTTCGCCGCCCAGAAGGACGGCTTCGGCGGGGTGGCCACCGGCGGCGACAAGACGTACGGCAACAACCTGGCCGCGTACTTCATCCGCAACGCCGACCCGCTCGCCGTGCTCTACGTGATCTGGTACAAGCAGATCTGGCTGCCCAGCAGCGGGTGGAAGGCGTACAGCGGCGGCAACGGCGACCCGTCCAGTGACCACACCAACCACGTGCACCTGTCGGTGTACTGA
- a CDS encoding DUF3145 domain-containing protein yields MPTRGVVYVHSTPLAVCSHVEWAIARVLAAPVNLHWTAQPVEPAARRAECGWTGRPGTGAELAAALRQWPMIRFEVTEEPSPGVDGERFMYVPGRGLFRATVGAAGDIQLGEDRLRGILASARAPEALAHALDKALGTAWDAELEPYRYAGDGAPVTLLTRVG; encoded by the coding sequence GTGCCAACGCGTGGCGTCGTATACGTCCACTCGACCCCGCTCGCCGTGTGCTCACACGTCGAGTGGGCGATCGCGCGCGTCCTCGCCGCGCCGGTCAACCTGCACTGGACGGCCCAGCCCGTCGAGCCCGCCGCGCGGCGTGCCGAGTGCGGGTGGACCGGTCGCCCGGGGACGGGCGCCGAACTGGCTGCTGCCCTCCGGCAGTGGCCCATGATCCGTTTCGAGGTGACCGAGGAGCCGAGCCCGGGCGTGGACGGCGAGCGGTTCATGTACGTCCCCGGGCGGGGCCTGTTCCGGGCCACGGTCGGCGCGGCCGGCGACATCCAGCTCGGCGAGGACCGGCTGCGCGGCATCCTGGCGTCCGCCCGTGCCCCGGAGGCGCTCGCCCACGCCCTTGACAAGGCGCTCGGCACGGCCTGGGACGCCGAGCTGGAGCCCTACCGGTACGCCGGCGACGGCGCGCCCGTGACGCTGCTCACCCGAGTGGGTTGA
- a CDS encoding STAS domain-containing protein, with the protein MSLSIVQSMLPGGVIQIAPRGEIDVDTAYEVREAIAEVLAKGRPSRIELNMRLVTFIDSVGISAMVAGFQTAEVSGVKLVVTEPSRFVHRQLWVTGLLGLFGAPEPYFAGSTPQVLPGA; encoded by the coding sequence GTGAGCCTGTCGATCGTGCAGTCGATGTTGCCGGGTGGTGTCATCCAGATCGCGCCGCGAGGCGAGATCGACGTCGACACCGCGTACGAGGTGCGGGAAGCGATCGCCGAAGTGCTCGCGAAGGGCCGTCCGTCCCGGATCGAGCTGAACATGCGGCTGGTCACCTTCATCGACTCCGTCGGCATCAGCGCGATGGTTGCCGGTTTCCAGACCGCCGAGGTCAGCGGCGTGAAGCTGGTGGTCACCGAGCCGAGCCGGTTCGTGCACCGCCAACTGTGGGTCACCGGCCTGCTGGGCCTCTTCGGCGCACCCGAGCCATACTTCGCCGGCAGCACCCCCCAGGTGCTGCCCGGCGCCTGA
- a CDS encoding cellulose-binding domain-containing protein, whose product MRRSLAGAAAAALAATAAAVVVQFAATPATPAAAAAAEPYSWKNVRIDGGGFVPGIVFNQTEKNLIYARTDIGGAYRWEQSTQSWTPLLDWVGADKWGWNGVVSLATDPVQTNRVYAAVGMYTNSWDPNNGAILRSTDKGATWQATALPFKNGGNMPGRGMGERLAVDPNKNSILYYGAEGGNGLWRSTDYGVTWAKVANFPNVGNYRADPNDSSGYQSQNQGLTWVSFDKSTGTAGNATQTVYVGVADKQNPVYRTTNGGTTWERIAGQPTGYLAHKGVVDPVGGYLYIATSDTGGPYDGGKGDVWKFNRATGAWTQISPIPSSSGDDYFGYSGLTIDRQKPNTLMVATQVSWWPDAIFWRSTDGGATWTRIWDWSSYPNRTKKYTMNISSVPWLTFGANPQPPEETPKLGWMNESLEIDPFDSNRMMYGTGATIYGSTDLTKWDTGGQLTIKPMVKGLEETAVLDLISPPSGAPLISGLGDIGGFRHTDLNAVPASMFTQPVFTSTTSLDYAETKPAVMVRAGNFTASDRPNDRHVAFSTDGGANWFQGSEPGGINNGGTVAASADGSQFVWAPGDAGQQVVRTVGYGNSWTAATGIPANATVESDRVNPNKFYGVSNGKFYVSTNGGAAFTASAATGLPTTGVKFKALPGKEGDIWLAGEGGLWHSTNSGTSFTMVTGVSTSINVGFGKAAPGQTYPALFVIGTVDGQHGVYRSDNSGGSWVRINDDQHQYGNAGEALTGDPRVYGRVYLGTNGRGILVADRLGGTTPPTTAPPTTAPPTTAPPTTAPPTTAPPTTAPPTTAPPTTAPPTTAPPTTPNPAGGCGATYQVTNSWEGGFQAEVTVRNNMGSPINGWSVSWSFDNGQQISQLWGGTYTQSGRLVTVRDAGYNGPLGVGATTSFGFLGSWTGTNLVPGLISCTTR is encoded by the coding sequence ATGCGCAGAAGTCTCGCCGGCGCGGCTGCCGCGGCATTGGCCGCCACCGCGGCGGCCGTCGTCGTGCAGTTCGCCGCCACCCCCGCCACCCCGGCCGCCGCCGCTGCGGCCGAGCCGTACAGCTGGAAGAACGTCCGGATCGACGGTGGCGGCTTCGTCCCGGGCATCGTCTTCAACCAGACCGAGAAGAACCTGATCTACGCCCGCACCGACATCGGCGGGGCGTACCGCTGGGAGCAGTCGACCCAGTCGTGGACGCCGCTGCTGGACTGGGTCGGCGCCGACAAGTGGGGCTGGAACGGCGTGGTCAGCCTCGCCACCGACCCGGTGCAGACCAACCGGGTGTACGCCGCGGTCGGTATGTACACCAACAGTTGGGACCCGAACAACGGCGCGATCCTGCGTTCGACCGACAAGGGCGCCACCTGGCAGGCCACCGCGCTGCCGTTCAAGAACGGCGGCAACATGCCCGGCCGGGGCATGGGGGAGCGGCTGGCCGTCGACCCGAACAAGAACAGCATCCTCTACTACGGCGCCGAGGGCGGCAACGGCCTGTGGCGCAGCACCGACTACGGGGTGACCTGGGCGAAGGTCGCCAACTTCCCGAACGTCGGCAACTACCGGGCCGACCCCAACGACAGCAGCGGCTACCAGAGCCAGAACCAGGGCCTGACCTGGGTGAGCTTCGACAAGAGCACCGGTACGGCCGGCAACGCCACGCAGACCGTCTACGTCGGCGTGGCGGACAAGCAGAACCCGGTCTACCGCACCACCAACGGTGGCACCACCTGGGAGCGGATCGCCGGCCAGCCCACCGGCTACCTCGCTCACAAGGGCGTGGTCGACCCGGTCGGCGGCTACCTCTACATCGCCACCAGCGACACCGGCGGCCCGTACGACGGCGGCAAGGGTGACGTGTGGAAGTTCAACCGGGCCACCGGCGCCTGGACGCAGATCAGCCCGATTCCCTCGTCGAGCGGCGACGACTACTTCGGCTACTCCGGCCTGACCATCGACCGGCAGAAGCCGAACACCCTCATGGTGGCCACCCAGGTCTCCTGGTGGCCGGACGCGATCTTCTGGCGTAGCACCGACGGCGGCGCGACCTGGACGCGGATCTGGGACTGGTCCAGCTACCCGAACCGCACCAAGAAGTACACGATGAACATCAGCTCGGTGCCGTGGCTGACCTTCGGGGCGAACCCGCAACCGCCGGAGGAGACCCCGAAGCTGGGCTGGATGAACGAGTCGCTGGAGATCGACCCGTTCGACAGCAACCGGATGATGTACGGCACCGGGGCGACCATCTACGGCAGCACCGACCTGACCAAGTGGGACACCGGTGGGCAGCTCACCATCAAGCCGATGGTCAAGGGCCTGGAGGAGACCGCCGTACTCGATCTGATCAGCCCGCCCTCGGGTGCCCCGTTGATCAGCGGGCTCGGCGACATCGGCGGCTTCCGGCACACCGACCTGAACGCGGTGCCGGCCTCGATGTTCACCCAGCCGGTCTTCACCAGCACCACCAGCCTGGACTACGCCGAGACCAAGCCGGCGGTGATGGTACGGGCGGGCAACTTCACCGCCTCGGACCGGCCGAACGACCGGCACGTCGCGTTCTCCACCGACGGCGGGGCGAACTGGTTCCAGGGCAGCGAACCGGGCGGGATCAACAACGGCGGCACGGTGGCCGCCTCCGCCGACGGCAGCCAGTTCGTCTGGGCGCCCGGCGACGCCGGCCAGCAGGTGGTCCGCACGGTCGGCTACGGCAACTCGTGGACCGCGGCGACCGGCATCCCGGCGAACGCCACCGTGGAGTCCGACCGGGTGAACCCGAACAAGTTCTACGGAGTCAGCAACGGGAAGTTCTACGTCAGCACCAACGGCGGGGCCGCCTTCACCGCGAGCGCCGCGACCGGCCTGCCGACCACCGGGGTCAAGTTCAAGGCGCTGCCCGGCAAGGAGGGCGACATCTGGCTGGCCGGTGAGGGTGGCCTGTGGCACTCCACCAACTCCGGGACCAGCTTCACCATGGTCACCGGCGTGAGCACCTCGATCAACGTCGGCTTCGGCAAGGCGGCGCCGGGGCAGACGTACCCGGCGCTCTTCGTCATCGGCACGGTCGACGGCCAGCACGGCGTCTACCGCTCCGACAACTCCGGCGGAAGCTGGGTGCGGATCAACGACGACCAGCACCAGTACGGCAACGCCGGCGAGGCGTTGACCGGCGACCCGCGCGTCTACGGCCGGGTCTACCTCGGCACCAACGGCCGGGGCATCCTGGTGGCGGACCGGCTCGGCGGCACCACGCCGCCGACCACCGCGCCGCCGACGACCGCGCCGCCGACCACTGCGCCGCCGACGACCGCGCCGCCGACCACTGCGCCGCCGACGACCGCGCCGCCGACCACTGCGCCTCCGACCACTGCGCCGCCGACGACCGCGCCGCCGACCACGCCGAATCCGGCCGGCGGCTGCGGGGCGACCTACCAGGTGACCAACTCGTGGGAGGGCGGATTCCAGGCCGAGGTGACGGTCCGTAACAACATGGGCTCGCCGATCAACGGCTGGTCGGTGTCCTGGAGCTTCGACAACGGGCAGCAGATCAGCCAGCTCTGGGGCGGCACGTACACCCAGAGCGGCAGGCTGGTGACGGTCAGGGATGCCGGCTACAACGGCCCCCTCGGCGTCGGCGCCACCACCAGCTTCGGCTTCCTCGGGAGCTGGACCGGGACCAACCTGGTGCCTGGGCTCATCTCCTGCACCACTCGTTGA
- a CDS encoding SRPBCC family protein — translation MLSSDTFSYTVQARCARADAVALLSDLTRQGELHPLIVRVRQLPPRPGALASYAITDRLELGPLHFPVTYQADVLVATEDEVVTVARQQPATTVRNHTRLRDEPGGVVRIDVEITLSAPAPLFGYAFRQARAAHLGLASRLGATLEEQAG, via the coding sequence GTGCTCAGCAGCGACACTTTCAGCTACACCGTGCAGGCCCGCTGCGCCCGGGCGGACGCGGTCGCCCTGCTCAGCGACCTGACCCGCCAGGGCGAGCTGCATCCGCTGATCGTCCGGGTCCGTCAGTTGCCGCCCCGGCCCGGCGCGCTGGCCAGCTATGCGATCACCGATCGGCTGGAGCTGGGTCCGCTGCACTTCCCGGTCACCTACCAGGCGGACGTGCTGGTCGCCACCGAGGACGAGGTGGTGACGGTGGCCCGCCAGCAGCCGGCCACCACGGTCCGTAATCACACCCGGCTGCGGGACGAGCCGGGCGGCGTGGTGCGCATCGACGTCGAGATCACCCTCTCCGCCCCGGCGCCGCTCTTCGGGTACGCCTTCCGGCAGGCCCGGGCGGCCCACCTCGGCCTCGCCAGCCGGCTCGGCGCCACCCTCGAGGAGCAGGCCGGCTGA
- a CDS encoding glycoside hydrolase family 3 protein — translation MFRVSPTPRRAFVALSVLTTLLVSGCAGAPDRPRSAPSTSPPPAGDPAARAAALVRTLADEDLVGQVLMPYAYGSSATRVSPGSAAGNQELAGVDTPAEMVARYRLGGVILVGFSADDPTSGNQATTNVDNPEQVRELTTGLREAAGKLAAGPAPFLIGTDQEYGVVTRITDGVTLLPSSLAAGAAGDAALTEAAWRAAGAELAAMGINMDFAPVADVLTTRSTVIGSRSFGADPERASAQVAGAVRGLQAEGVAASVKHFPGHGLSAADSHQDLPVVSQSRAVLDSTAFPPFRAGIDAGAMAVMSAHLDVEAIDPGTPATFSRKLLTDVLRGQFGFEGVVITDGMNMAPAKRWSPGEAAVRALNAGNDLILMTPNVTQAYDGLLAALRDGSLPRARLVEAVTRVLTMKFKLADRPTPDLSTLGSAEHRAAAADLAAAAVTMLRGRCDAPVTGPVTVTSAAGRDRARAALTEALTAAGVDVVPSGGRIVHLVGYGDGAGDLRADAAVTVAMDTPYVLADAKSPTLLATYSSSQASLTALAGVLAGKALPAGRSPVPVTGLPATACGS, via the coding sequence ATGTTCCGCGTGTCGCCCACCCCTCGGCGTGCCTTCGTCGCGCTCTCCGTACTGACCACGCTGCTCGTCTCCGGCTGCGCGGGCGCGCCGGACCGGCCTCGCTCCGCCCCGTCCACGAGCCCGCCTCCCGCCGGCGACCCCGCGGCCCGGGCCGCGGCGCTGGTCCGGACCCTCGCCGACGAGGACCTGGTCGGCCAGGTGCTGATGCCGTACGCGTACGGCAGCTCGGCCACCCGGGTCTCGCCGGGGTCGGCGGCCGGCAACCAGGAACTCGCCGGGGTCGACACGCCCGCCGAGATGGTGGCGAGGTACCGCCTCGGCGGGGTGATCCTGGTCGGATTCAGCGCCGACGATCCCACCTCCGGCAACCAGGCCACCACCAACGTCGACAACCCGGAGCAGGTCCGCGAGCTGACCACCGGGCTGCGCGAGGCGGCCGGCAAGCTCGCCGCCGGCCCGGCGCCCTTCCTGATCGGCACCGACCAGGAGTACGGCGTGGTCACCCGGATCACCGACGGGGTGACCCTGCTGCCCAGCTCGCTGGCCGCCGGCGCGGCCGGCGACGCGGCGCTGACCGAGGCCGCCTGGCGGGCTGCCGGCGCCGAGCTGGCCGCCATGGGGATCAACATGGACTTCGCCCCGGTCGCCGATGTGCTTACCACCCGCAGCACGGTGATCGGTTCCCGCTCCTTCGGCGCCGACCCGGAGCGGGCCTCGGCGCAGGTGGCCGGCGCGGTCCGGGGGTTGCAGGCCGAGGGGGTGGCGGCCAGCGTCAAGCACTTCCCCGGGCACGGCCTGAGCGCCGCCGACTCGCACCAGGACCTGCCGGTCGTCAGCCAGTCCCGCGCCGTGCTGGACAGCACCGCGTTCCCGCCGTTCCGCGCCGGGATCGACGCGGGCGCGATGGCGGTGATGTCCGCCCACCTCGACGTCGAGGCGATCGACCCGGGCACCCCGGCCACCTTCTCCCGCAAGCTCCTCACCGACGTGCTCCGGGGCCAGTTCGGCTTCGAGGGTGTGGTGATCACCGACGGGATGAACATGGCGCCGGCCAAGCGCTGGTCGCCGGGGGAGGCCGCGGTGCGGGCGCTGAACGCCGGCAACGACCTCATCCTGATGACCCCGAACGTGACCCAGGCGTACGACGGGCTGCTCGCCGCGCTGCGGGATGGGTCGCTGCCCCGGGCCCGGCTGGTCGAGGCGGTCACCCGGGTGCTGACCATGAAGTTCAAACTGGCCGACCGGCCCACCCCCGACCTGTCGACGCTGGGCAGCGCCGAGCACCGGGCGGCGGCCGCCGACCTGGCCGCCGCCGCGGTCACCATGCTGCGCGGCCGGTGCGACGCCCCGGTGACCGGACCGGTCACGGTGACCTCCGCCGCCGGGCGGGACCGGGCCCGCGCCGCGTTGACCGAGGCGCTCACCGCCGCCGGGGTCGACGTGGTGCCGAGCGGTGGCCGGATCGTGCACCTCGTCGGGTACGGCGACGGCGCCGGCGACCTGCGGGCCGACGCGGCCGTGACGGTGGCGATGGACACCCCGTACGTGCTGGCCGACGCGAAGTCGCCGACCCTGCTGGCCACCTACTCGTCCAGCCAGGCGTCGCTGACCGCGCTGGCCGGCGTCCTCGCCGGCAAGGCCCTCCCGGCCGGTCGCTCCCCGGTCCCGGTGACCGGCCTGCCGGCTACCGCCTGCGGCAGCTGA
- a CDS encoding BON domain-containing protein has product MATATITRTDQDIQSDVLDELTWEPRVRPNEIGVTVSEGVVTLTGWVDSYAKKWAAERAAHRVSRVRAVANDLAVRIATSAEKSDPEIATAAGRALEWDAFVPIETLDVTVSDGWVTLHGEVEWEYQRRAAERAVGRLTGVRGVSNGITVRPGTRADGHQLAERIVDALARNGATEAEGISVRVRGDTVVLAGLVHSVPEREEIERVVWSAPGIREVHNHVTVGEGAR; this is encoded by the coding sequence ATGGCCACCGCGACGATCACGCGCACCGATCAGGACATCCAGTCCGACGTCCTCGACGAGCTCACCTGGGAACCCCGGGTACGCCCCAACGAGATCGGGGTGACCGTCTCCGAGGGCGTGGTGACGTTGACCGGCTGGGTGGACAGCTACGCCAAGAAGTGGGCCGCCGAGCGGGCGGCGCACCGGGTGTCCCGGGTCCGGGCGGTCGCCAACGACCTCGCCGTCCGGATCGCCACCTCCGCCGAGAAGAGCGACCCGGAGATCGCCACCGCGGCCGGCCGGGCCCTGGAATGGGACGCCTTCGTGCCGATCGAGACGCTGGACGTGACCGTCTCCGACGGCTGGGTCACCCTGCACGGCGAGGTCGAGTGGGAGTACCAGCGCCGGGCCGCCGAACGGGCGGTCGGCCGGCTCACCGGCGTACGCGGGGTGAGCAACGGGATCACCGTCCGGCCGGGCACCCGCGCCGACGGGCACCAGTTGGCCGAGCGGATCGTGGACGCGCTCGCCCGCAACGGCGCCACCGAGGCGGAGGGCATCAGCGTCCGGGTGCGCGGCGACACGGTGGTGCTGGCGGGGCTGGTCCACTCCGTACCGGAACGCGAGGAGATCGAGCGGGTGGTGTGGTCCGCTCCCGGCATCCGCGAGGTGCACAACCACGTGACCGTGGGCGAGGGCGCCCGATGA
- a CDS encoding HelD family protein, giving the protein MSDETTLDREIAVEQRHLDRVYARLAELRRSAAEAEREGYRLARVGNFGALVERDAMVFHAAQRRHVLDAEHEGLVFGRLDLRTGQVLHVGRLGVRGEDAETLVVDWRAPAAAAFYRATPADPMGVVRRRTIQSSAERVTRIEDDLLDPEAAPPDLAVVGDGALLATLSRATGRGMRDIVATIQREQDEAIRSPGSGVTIVSGGPGTGKTAVALHRAAYLLYSDRARYAGGGILVVGPSGVFVEYIASVLPSLGEETATLHSLGSLFPGMSSTRTDPPEVAAVKGSLRMRRVLERAVRDAAPDSPTELRLLYRGELLRLGRAELDAIRDRALPRGARRNEVRRVGFDAVLAALYAQARGLRIGRLPEQPVFEDEIIDRPEFREFLKAWWPRLHPRHVLGWLARPERLRRYAGGVLAANEIRLLTEAYRTLDVEGLTIADIALLDELDALLGKPVQRARPKRDPFRLAGGVRELSTFADRQRAARAAARERPEDYRDYAHVVVDEAQDVSPMQWRMIGRRGRLASWTVVGDPAQTAWTGDPEELTRARDQALGRRRRHRYELTTNYRNSAEIFAVAAAEIRRRYPDLALPTAVRSTGVPPVERTVPAAELPAATVAATETLLAEVEGTVGVITPVPRRDEVAGWLGDLGGGRLQVVTSLQAKGMEYDGVVLVAPSEIRADPGSGVRTLYVALSRATQRLTTLDPAR; this is encoded by the coding sequence TTGAGCGACGAAACCACCCTGGACCGGGAGATCGCCGTCGAACAGCGACATCTCGACCGGGTGTACGCCCGCCTGGCGGAGCTGCGCCGGTCGGCCGCCGAGGCCGAGCGGGAGGGCTACCGGCTGGCCCGGGTCGGCAACTTCGGCGCGCTGGTGGAGCGGGACGCGATGGTCTTCCACGCCGCGCAGCGCCGGCACGTGCTGGACGCCGAGCATGAGGGGCTGGTTTTCGGCCGGCTCGACCTGCGTACCGGGCAGGTGCTGCATGTGGGCCGGCTCGGCGTACGCGGGGAGGACGCCGAGACGCTGGTGGTCGACTGGCGGGCGCCGGCCGCCGCCGCCTTCTACCGGGCCACCCCGGCCGACCCGATGGGCGTGGTACGCCGGCGCACCATCCAGTCGTCAGCGGAGCGGGTCACCCGGATCGAGGACGACCTGCTGGACCCGGAGGCGGCACCGCCGGACCTGGCGGTGGTCGGCGACGGGGCGCTGCTGGCCACGCTGTCCCGGGCCACCGGGCGGGGCATGCGGGACATCGTCGCCACCATCCAGCGGGAGCAGGACGAGGCGATCCGCTCCCCCGGCTCGGGGGTCACGATCGTCTCCGGCGGTCCGGGCACCGGCAAGACGGCGGTGGCGCTGCACCGGGCCGCGTACCTGCTCTACTCCGACCGCGCCCGGTACGCCGGCGGCGGCATCCTGGTGGTCGGCCCGTCCGGCGTGTTCGTCGAGTACATCGCCTCGGTGCTGCCCTCGCTCGGCGAGGAGACCGCCACCCTGCACTCGCTCGGCTCGCTCTTCCCGGGCATGTCGTCGACCCGGACCGACCCGCCGGAGGTGGCGGCGGTGAAGGGGTCGCTGCGGATGCGCCGGGTGCTGGAACGCGCGGTCCGGGACGCCGCGCCGGACTCCCCCACCGAGCTGCGCCTGCTCTACCGGGGCGAGCTGCTCCGGCTGGGCCGGGCCGAGCTGGACGCGATCCGGGACCGGGCCCTGCCGCGCGGCGCGCGCCGCAACGAGGTGCGCCGGGTCGGCTTCGACGCCGTCCTCGCCGCCCTGTACGCGCAGGCCCGTGGGTTGCGGATCGGCCGGCTGCCGGAGCAGCCCGTGTTCGAGGACGAGATCATCGACCGGCCGGAGTTCCGGGAGTTCCTCAAGGCGTGGTGGCCCCGGTTGCACCCGCGGCATGTGCTCGGTTGGCTGGCCCGCCCCGAGCGGCTGCGCCGGTACGCGGGCGGCGTGCTCGCGGCCAACGAGATCCGGCTGCTGACCGAGGCGTACCGGACGCTGGACGTCGAGGGGCTGACCATCGCCGACATCGCCCTGCTGGACGAGCTGGACGCGCTGCTCGGCAAGCCGGTGCAGCGGGCGAGGCCGAAGCGCGATCCGTTCCGGCTCGCCGGGGGCGTCCGGGAGCTGAGCACGTTCGCGGACCGGCAGCGGGCGGCCCGGGCCGCCGCCCGGGAGCGGCCGGAGGACTACCGCGACTACGCCCACGTGGTGGTCGACGAGGCGCAGGACGTCTCGCCGATGCAGTGGCGCATGATCGGCCGGCGCGGCCGGCTGGCCTCCTGGACGGTGGTGGGCGACCCGGCGCAGACGGCCTGGACGGGCGATCCGGAGGAGCTGACCCGGGCCCGCGACCAGGCGCTGGGGCGGCGGCGCCGGCACCGGTACGAGCTGACCACCAACTATCGCAACTCGGCCGAGATCTTCGCGGTGGCGGCGGCGGAGATCCGCCGACGCTACCCGGACCTGGCGCTGCCGACCGCGGTGCGCTCCACCGGGGTGCCGCCGGTCGAGCGGACCGTGCCCGCCGCCGAGCTGCCCGCCGCGACCGTCGCGGCGACCGAGACGCTGCTGGCCGAGGTCGAGGGGACGGTCGGCGTGATCACGCCGGTGCCGCGCCGGGACGAGGTCGCCGGCTGGCTGGGCGACCTGGGCGGCGGCCGGCTCCAGGTGGTGACCAGCCTTCAGGCCAAGGGCATGGAGTACGACGGGGTGGTGCTGGTGGCGCCGAGCGAGATCCGGGCCGATCCCGGGTCGGGCGTACGGACGCTCTACGTGGCGCTGTCCCGGGCCACCCAGCGCCTCACCACCCTCGACCCGGCGCGCTGA